In the genome of Pseudomonas fluorescens, the window AGGTCACGTTTCCCGCGAATGCAGAATTCGCAAATCAGGACATTTCATTTGTAATCCAGGGATATGAAAACGTAGTCGACGCTGGAAACAACAAGCCAGGTAATACGATAGAGGGGGCGTGGGACAGCGTATCTAAAGAACCCAATGCAGACGAGGCAGCAGCAGGCTTTAGTGTGTTCTTTGAACATACTGTCTTCGAGACAATTTTCAACGGTTGGTGCGAACTGAGTTGTTGGGCAGCTCAGGACGGATACTACACACGCTCGTATCCTTTAAGGTTCCGCGTCACCATGAACCATGGTGATGGCTCGTATTGCGAACTCCCCCCTCCCTTGACCAAATAATCTGGAGGCGCTCAGGCGCCTCCATTTTTTTTCAAGCGTTTTTATTGTGCGGTGGACTGGATTGAGAGTGGCGGATTTGTCTGATGTGCTTAGAGATTAATCCTACATTTTTCCGTAGGAAGAATCGGTATCGTCTGCCGCCTTCGTAGTCCTCCAGGTGTCATTGTTCAGTGAGGGCGCAATGATAGAAGGATATGAACCCATGGCGATCCGCACAGCAGCAAACCCGACTTTCACCTTACGATCCATTGGAACGCTGGCGTTGATGCCAGCTTTTTTTTGAGCTCATCCGCTTTTGCAGCGGTCATCGTCGATAACGGCAGCACGCTGGATATCGATCCGACAAGCGCGCCTGTACCTATCGACTATTTGGTGCGTAATAACAGTGTCCTCAATGTGAACGGTGCCACGACGCAAAGCATCGAGATTCAACGTGGCTCGACGCTCAATATCAACGGCGGCACCATCAACGGCAATGCCGGTGGCGACGGAATCACCATCAACGGTAGCCGGGGGAGCATCAATCAGGCGACGGTGACCGCTGACGGCTTCGCACTGTTGGTCAACCGGGAACCCGGATCGACGCAGGGATCGGTGGTGACTGCGGCAAACAGTCAGTTCAGTGGCGCCATATCCGGTGCCGCTGTGTCGGGTTTCAGTACCCTAGACCTGATCAACAGCAAGGCCACGGGGACGGACCCAGGCAGCTTCGGCCTGTTCGTAGCGGGGGGCGTCGTTCGCGCATCCGCCAATACGCAAATCAGCGGTGATGCCGCCGGTGTCCGGTTTGAAACGGACTCACCCGTAGGCACTGCATCGTTGCTGCTGGACGGCTCAAGCGTAGTGGGCCGCAGCGGGCCGGCGTTGGAGGTGGACGGTGGTGTCGACGCCACGATCGAGGTGTTGAACGGCTCCACCTTGGCAGGCAGTAACGGCAATCTGCTGGAAGTGCTGGGCGCATCCACGGCCGCCATGAGAGTGGCCGGCAGCGCCTTGCAAGGCAACGTGCAAGTCACTGACAACAGCAGCGCCAACCTGACGTTCGATCGAGGTCAGATGACCGGCGACGTAGTGGTCGAAAATGGCTCGACCGCCAATGTCACCCTGCAAAACGGCTCGCAGTTCACCGGTCGCCTGGATAACGTCACTGGCGTCACGCTCAGTCAGTCGAACTGGACCATGACCGGTAATGACACAGTTGGCAGCCTGACCATGGACGGCGGCCGGGTGGATTTCGGTGATGCCGCGGGTGCATTCCGTCAACTGAACATCGGAGCCCTTGAGGGCAATGGCACGTTTGCCATGAAGGGCGATTTTGCTACCGGAACCGCTGATTTTCTCAATGTGACCGGCGCAGCCAATGGTCAATTCGGGCTGGAAGTCGAGGCTTCGGGCACGGATGCAGTGGCCACGCAACAACTGGCACTGGTGCGCACGGCCAGCGGCAATACGCAGTTTTCGCTGATCGGCGGTCGGGTGGATCTGGGCACCTGGTCCTACGATCTGGCCAGCGCCACCGATGGCAGCGGCGGTACAGAGTGGTTCCTCGACCCCGCCACCAAAACGGTCAGCCCCGGCGCCCAGACGGCTCTGGCGTTGTTCCGCACCGCGTCGACCATTTCCTATGGCGAGCTGAAATCACTCGAAAGCCGCATGGGTGACTTGCAATCGAATGGCAATTTGTACGGCGTCTGGGTACGTCCCTACGGTAACAAGTACAACGTCGGCGAGGGGGCGGGCGTGGCCTACCAACAGCGGCAACAGGGCATTTCCCTGGGGGCCGATACTCGTCTGGGTGATGGTCCCTGGCGTGTCGGGGTGCTGGCCGGTTACAGCCAGTCGGACATTGATCTCAAAGGCGGAAGCAAGGCAACGGTCGATAGCTATTACGCCGGTCCGTACATTGGCTGGCAGGATATGGATAGCGGTATCTATTTTAATGGTGCCTTGAAACTCAACCATTTCCGCAACGATTCAAAAATCCGTTTGAGCGACGGATCCCGCGCCAAAGGCGACTACAGCAACTCGGCTGCCAGCGCACTGGTGGAAGTCGGCCGCAACATTCGGCTGGCGGATGACTGGCTGGTCAAGCCTTCCGCCCAATTGTCGGCGGCTGTCATCGAGGGCGCGAGCTATGACCTCGACAATGGCATGGACGCCGACGGCGACCGGACGCGTTCGTTGCGTGCCAAGCTGGGTGTCGCTGCCGGTCGTGACTTCAAGATGGGCGGCGGCACCGTCGTGCAACCATACGGGCGGGTCGCAATGGTTCATGAGTTTGCCAACAATGACAACGTGCATGTCAACGGCAACGAGCTCAACAGCGATTTGTCGGGCAGTGGGTTTGAGGTGGGTGGCGGAGTGTCCGTTGCCTTGGCATCCAATGTACGGGTGAGTGCGGACCTCGACTACGGCAAAGGGGAAAATTACGAACAGCCATGGTCGGCGACGCTGGGGGTGAGTTACGGGTTTTAATGGCTTGGTATGGAGGAATGAAAAAAACCGCGTTAAGCGGTTTTTTTCATTGCCTGGTACTACTGATGAAAAGCCTGTGGAGTAATCAGGTAAACAACCCTGACTTACTAATTACTAAGTGATTGTAATGTACCAATCCTGCGAAACCTGCCCGTTCACCCCTCTCACCTGGAATCTGTGGCTTCCCTTTAATAGTTCACCGGTGTCTATCCGGTATTCTCCTTTTTCGTCAGCGTGTCTTCTGCTTGAGAAGATGTCGTCAACGTACAGTTTGAGTTCCGAGTCCCGGTAGGCGCCGGATCCGTAGAAATAAATCAAATCTCGCTCAGACGCACTTCCGTTATTTGGAATGGGGGTTCCCGATCGGGTTGTGGCCCTATCAATTTTCAGCTCGGAGTTCTCTACCACGTAAAACGTGCGGGGCGGGCTGGACTCGACATCCTTGACCTTGATGGTGATGCCATGAAGTCCAAGGGATAAGCCGTACTGGCGACTCCATTCGCCTTTTTCATCGGCGGTTGCTCCCGACATTTGTTGATCGCCATTCCATACTTCAACTGCATGGTCTGGACTGGCCTTGCCGATAAACGTGAGGCTTGTGTCAGTGGTGTATCCACCTTCCAGAATGGGGTTGTTTTTGGAGTCGACGATGTTCGTTACTTCGCCGAACGGTGTAACGGTAAACGTGTAGGGTGGGAAGGATGTTTCGCCCTGCCCATACAGGGCCTTTGCGGTAAGGCTGACGAACTTGGTAAAAGCGGTTATGGCTTGTACCCACGTGCCCTCATCATCGGCCTCAGGCTCTCCCAGCGGATCAATACCGTCGAGCAACCGGACCTTCTGTCCTGGTGCTGCCTTGCCGCTGACGGTCAGATGAATATCTCTGGTGGTGGAGCCAGACAGGACAAGGTTGCCCTTGGAATCCTTAACGCTTTCGATGTCCGGTTTGACGTCCTGTTTCCCGGTAGTAAACGTCCATGGATTAGACTCGGCATTGTTACCATAGTTTGCCTCCGCGATGATTGTATGACGGGTATCGTATTTCAGATTTGGAACGAATCTGACCCATTTGCCCTTATCGTCAGTCGGTTCCGGCGTCGGATCGGTGACACCGTTGATCTTCAGCTTGATCCCGGCTAACGGCGCAGCATCACCCCTGACAATGACATGGTTGTATGGGGTACTTCCGTTGTCCTCGACCGGGCCGTCCGAATCGTACACGCGGGTATTGTGCGGCTTGATGATGGATGACACGGTAAAGGTGCGCGGCGGGTCGGTGATGTCCCCCTCGCCATAGTTCGCCTTGGCGGCGAGGCGGTAGAAACCGTTTATCACATCGAGCAGAAATTTCCATTCGCCATTGTTGGGATCGGCAGGTGCAAAGGCATCTTTTATGGGGGCGCCATCATTGAGTAGCTGAATGCTCTCACCGGGTCTGGCATGCCCCTTGATGATCAACTGGTTCTTGTCGGTGGTGCCGTCGTCAGGGACAGGAGGGCCGTCTTCGGACTCAAGGACATCATCCAGGCTCAGCTCGACGTCCAACTCCACGGTAAAGGTGCGGGGCGGTTCGGAAATCTCGTCATCGCCATAACGCGCCTGAACGGTAAGGCTGTACGAACGGGGGGTCACAGGAAGTTCGAATGTCCAGAGTCCGTCTTCCTCATCGGCGGGTGCGACTGCTCCGCCAATGGGCATGTCATGATTGAGCAATTGCACCTGTCTGCCGGGCCTGGCATAGCCGCTGACCGTTACCTTATTGTCGTAGGTCTTGCCGCCCTCATCGATCGACCCCGCTGAATCGGCGACATCATCCAGGCTCAGCTTGACATCCAACGCCACGATAAAGGGATAGGGCGGCTTGGAAATCTCGCCCTCGCCATAACACGCCTGAGCGTCAAGGCTGCACGGACCGGGGAACACCCCAAGTTCGGTTTCCCAGAGTCCGTCGCGCTCCCGGGCGGTCGGCGTTACTCCGTCGATAGGGGTCTCGTTATTGCGCAGTTGCACCTTTTCGTGGGGCCTGGCATAGCCACGGACCGTAACCGTGTCATCGTAGGTGGTGCTGTTTTCAGCGATCACTCCCTGAGAATCGATGACCCTATCAAGGATCAGTTTTACATCCAATACGACGCGGAATTCGAACACGTTGGACTCTTTGCCATTGGCTGCCCTGATCTTGATGCTGTAGGCGCCAGCGGTGAGGCCATCGAAGGTGAGATTGAACTGGCCGACATCATCAACAGTGTCTTTCTTGCCCGTGGGAGTGTCGCCGTTGAATGCTTCAACTTCCATATTGGGAGGTGCGTGGCCGGAGAACTCCAACCAGTCACCGTCGTAGGTCGCGCCACTTTCAATCGGGCCATCCTTGCCAGTGACGTTTTCGATGATCGGTGTCTCAGTTGCTAGAACGAAAATGTACAGTGTGGAGGACTGTTGAGGCGGAAATATTTCGATAGCAGAAAGGCTGTAACGCTTGAAGGTCGACAGGGGAGGAAGCTGTTTGATCCAGTTGCCATCAGCGTCGCTTGTGACTTCAATCAGTCTGCTCAGAACATCGCGTAACAAGAGTTCCGTGTTGGGCCCAGCCATGCCCTTGGCCGTCAGGTTTTTATCGAAGGTAGTGGTGTTCTTGCCAACCAGGTCGCCTTTGGAGTCACGGATCTCGGTGAAAGTCACCGTTTCCATGGTTTCGATTGGGGTATCTGGGGAGAGCGTTGAGGAACTCGGTGGTTTAGCGGTCATGATGGTGACTCCGTTCGTTGACAGGGGTAACGGAGTGATTTAAAGCCCGGAACGACGGGTTGACTACTGTCAGAAATAACAGGTTGGTGAGGTTT includes:
- a CDS encoding autotransporter outer membrane beta-barrel domain-containing protein gives rise to the protein MRNNSVLNVNGATTQSIEIQRGSTLNINGGTINGNAGGDGITINGSRGSINQATVTADGFALLVNREPGSTQGSVVTAANSQFSGAISGAAVSGFSTLDLINSKATGTDPGSFGLFVAGGVVRASANTQISGDAAGVRFETDSPVGTASLLLDGSSVVGRSGPALEVDGGVDATIEVLNGSTLAGSNGNLLEVLGASTAAMRVAGSALQGNVQVTDNSSANLTFDRGQMTGDVVVENGSTANVTLQNGSQFTGRLDNVTGVTLSQSNWTMTGNDTVGSLTMDGGRVDFGDAAGAFRQLNIGALEGNGTFAMKGDFATGTADFLNVTGAANGQFGLEVEASGTDAVATQQLALVRTASGNTQFSLIGGRVDLGTWSYDLASATDGSGGTEWFLDPATKTVSPGAQTALALFRTASTISYGELKSLESRMGDLQSNGNLYGVWVRPYGNKYNVGEGAGVAYQQRQQGISLGADTRLGDGPWRVGVLAGYSQSDIDLKGGSKATVDSYYAGPYIGWQDMDSGIYFNGALKLNHFRNDSKIRLSDGSRAKGDYSNSAASALVEVGRNIRLADDWLVKPSAQLSAAVIEGASYDLDNGMDADGDRTRSLRAKLGVAAGRDFKMGGGTVVQPYGRVAMVHEFANNDNVHVNGNELNSDLSGSGFEVGGGVSVALASNVRVSADLDYGKGENYEQPWSATLGVSYGF